The Lacrimispora xylanolytica genome has a segment encoding these proteins:
- the rplO gene encoding 50S ribosomal protein L15 yields MDLSNLQPALGSKHSDNFRRGRGHGSGNGKTAGKGHKGQKARSGATRPGFEGGQMPLYRRIPKRGFTNRNSKVIIGINVSALENFDNGTVVTVETLLESGIVKNPRDGVKILGNGELTKKLTVKVDAFSEGAKTKIEALGGTCEVI; encoded by the coding sequence ATGGATTTATCAAATTTACAGCCTGCGTTAGGTTCTAAACACAGCGATAACTTCAGAAGAGGCCGTGGCCATGGTTCAGGTAACGGTAAGACAGCAGGAAAAGGTCATAAAGGACAGAAAGCTCGTTCTGGAGCTACAAGACCTGGCTTCGAGGGTGGTCAGATGCCTTTATACAGACGTATTCCTAAGAGAGGCTTTACAAACAGAAATTCTAAAGTAATTATCGGTATTAACGTAAGTGCTTTAGAGAACTTTGACAATGGTACAGTTGTTACTGTTGAGACTTTATTAGAGAGCGGAATCGTTAAGAATCCGCGTGACGGAGTTAAGATCCTTGGAAATGGAGAATTAACCAAAAAGCTTACAGTAAAGGTAGATGCTTTCAGCGAAGGCGCAAAGACCAAAATCGAGGCTTTAGGTGGAACCTGCGAGGTGATCTAA
- the infA gene encoding translation initiation factor IF-1, giving the protein MSKADVIEIEGTVVEKLPNAMFQVELENGHQVLAHISGKLRMNYIRILPGDKVTIEMSPYDLSKGRIIWRDK; this is encoded by the coding sequence ATGTCAAAAGCAGATGTTATTGAAATTGAAGGAACCGTTGTGGAAAAACTTCCCAATGCCATGTTCCAGGTTGAGCTGGAGAATGGTCATCAGGTATTGGCCCACATCAGCGGCAAGCTCCGTATGAACTACATTCGTATTTTACCAGGAGATAAGGTAACGATCGAGATGTCCCCTTATGATTTAAGCAAGGGAAGAATCATCTGGAGAGACAAATAA
- the rplE gene encoding 50S ribosomal protein L5 has protein sequence MARLKDIYQTEIVEAMVKKFGYKNVMEVPKLDKIVINMGIGEAKDNAKVLDSAVRDLEIISGQKAVLTKAKKSIANFKLREGMPIGCKVTLRGQRMYEFADRLINLALPRVRDFRGVNANAFDGRGNYALGIKEQLIFPEIEYDKVDKVRGMDIIFVTTAKTDEEARELLTLFNMPFAK, from the coding sequence TTGGCTAGATTAAAAGATATTTACCAGACAGAGATCGTAGAAGCTATGGTAAAGAAGTTTGGATATAAGAATGTTATGGAAGTACCGAAGTTAGACAAGATTGTCATCAATATGGGTATTGGTGAAGCTAAAGACAATGCCAAGGTTTTAGACTCTGCTGTTAGAGATTTAGAGATCATCTCCGGACAGAAGGCAGTTTTAACTAAGGCTAAGAAGTCAATTGCTAACTTCAAGCTCAGAGAAGGTATGCCGATCGGATGTAAAGTTACATTACGTGGCCAGAGAATGTATGAGTTTGCTGATCGTCTGATCAACCTTGCACTTCCTCGTGTACGTGACTTTAGAGGCGTTAACGCCAATGCATTTGATGGAAGAGGAAACTATGCACTTGGTATTAAAGAGCAGCTCATTTTCCCTGAAATTGAGTACGATAAAGTTGACAAGGTAAGAGGTATGGACATCATTTTTGTTACTACCGCTAAGACAGACGAAGAAGCCCGTGAACTTTTGACATTATTCAATATGCCATTTGCAAAATAG
- the rplF gene encoding 50S ribosomal protein L6 codes for MSRIGRMPIAIPAGVTVTIAENNKVTVKGPKGTLERDLPVEMAIKEEDGHIVVTRPNDLKKMKSLHGLTRTLVNNMVVGVTSGYEKKLEINGVGYRAQKQGNKLILSLGYSHPVEMIDPEGIESTMEGQNIIFIKGIDKEKVGQYAAEIRDKRRPEPYKGKGIKYADEVIRRKVGKTGKK; via the coding sequence ATGTCACGTATCGGAAGAATGCCTATCGCGATTCCAGCAGGCGTAACTGTAACAATCGCAGAAAATAATAAAGTGACTGTAAAAGGTCCTAAGGGAACTCTTGAGAGAGATTTACCTGTAGAGATGGCTATCAAAGAAGAAGATGGTCATATCGTAGTTACAAGACCAAATGACTTAAAGAAAATGAAATCCTTACACGGTCTGACAAGAACACTGGTAAACAACATGGTTGTTGGTGTTACTAGCGGCTATGAGAAGAAGCTTGAAATCAACGGTGTTGGTTACAGAGCTCAGAAGCAGGGCAACAAGCTGATCCTGTCTCTTGGTTATTCTCATCCAGTAGAAATGATCGATCCAGAAGGCATTGAGTCTACAATGGAAGGTCAGAACATCATTTTCATTAAAGGCATCGATAAAGAAAAAGTTGGCCAGTACGCTGCTGAAATCAGAGATAAGAGAAGACCTGAACCTTATAAGGGCAAAGGTATTAAGTATGCTGACGAAGTTATCAGACGTAAAGTTGGTAAAACTGGTAAGAAATAA
- a CDS encoding bL17 family ribosomal protein, whose translation MAGYRKLGRTSSQRKALIRSQVTALLHNGKIVTTEARAKEIRKVAEGLIALAVKEKDNFETVKVTAKVARKDKDGKRVKEVVNGKKVTVYDEVEKEIKKDLPSRLHARRQMLKVLYDVTEVPAEAAGRKKNTKSVDLPKKLFEEVAPKYVSRNGGYTRIVKIGQRKGDAAMEVLLELV comes from the coding sequence ATGGCAGGATATAGAAAGCTGGGAAGAACTTCCAGCCAGAGAAAAGCATTAATCAGAAGCCAGGTAACTGCATTATTACACAATGGCAAAATCGTGACAACAGAAGCAAGAGCAAAAGAAATCCGTAAAGTTGCGGAAGGCCTGATCGCTTTAGCAGTAAAAGAGAAGGATAACTTCGAAACTGTTAAAGTTACTGCAAAGGTTGCACGTAAAGATAAAGATGGCAAGAGAGTCAAAGAAGTTGTAAACGGCAAGAAAGTTACCGTATACGACGAAGTTGAGAAAGAGATCAAAAAAGATCTTCCTTCCAGACTTCATGCAAGAAGACAGATGTTAAAGGTTCTTTATGATGTGACTGAGGTTCCGGCTGAAGCTGCAGGCAGAAAGAAAAACACAAAGTCTGTTGATCTTCCAAAGAAGCTTTTCGAAGAAGTTGCTCCTAAGTATGTTTCCCGCAACGGTGGTTACACACGTATCGTTAAGATCGGCCAGCGTAAAGGTGATGCAGCAATGGAAGTTCTTCTTGAGCTTGTATAA
- a CDS encoding KOW domain-containing RNA-binding protein: MELEAGSLVQSIAGRDKGSYFFILKEEDEYIYLVDGKYRCLDCPKKKKKKHVKALAWEKHSPGAKIRAEQKVTDEEIKYFIRCFKREEQVVRR; the protein is encoded by the coding sequence ATGGAATTAGAAGCAGGATCACTGGTACAGTCAATCGCGGGACGCGATAAAGGTAGCTATTTCTTCATATTAAAAGAAGAAGACGAATATATATATCTGGTGGACGGAAAATACCGGTGTCTTGACTGTCCAAAGAAGAAAAAGAAAAAGCATGTAAAAGCCCTTGCATGGGAGAAGCATTCCCCTGGAGCTAAGATCCGGGCGGAACAAAAAGTCACCGATGAAGAGATTAAATATTTCATCCGATGTTTCAAAAGAGAAGAACAGGTTGTTAGGAGGTAA
- the map gene encoding type I methionyl aminopeptidase, which translates to MSVTIKSAREIERMREAGRILSITHEELSKALKPGMTTWDIDHLGEEIIRSYGCIPSFLNYNGYPASICVSVNDEVVHGIPSKKRFLEEGDIVSLDAGVIYKGYHSDAARTYGIGEITPNAGQLIEVTRQCFFEGIKFAKSGNHLGDISAAIQKYAESFGYGVVRDLVGHGIGANLHEEPEIPNFVQRRRGIILRPGMTLAIEPMINEGTPEVEWLDDDWTVVTEDGSLSAHYENTILITEGEPEILSLVTSNK; encoded by the coding sequence ATGTCAGTTACGATTAAATCTGCAAGAGAGATAGAACGAATGAGAGAAGCCGGTAGGATTCTCAGCATTACCCATGAAGAACTTTCAAAGGCCCTAAAGCCTGGAATGACAACCTGGGATATCGACCATCTGGGAGAAGAGATCATAAGAAGCTACGGCTGTATCCCCTCCTTTTTAAACTACAACGGATATCCAGCGTCCATATGCGTTTCTGTAAACGATGAAGTGGTCCATGGAATTCCAAGTAAGAAGCGTTTTTTAGAGGAAGGCGATATCGTAAGCCTTGATGCAGGCGTCATTTACAAGGGATACCATTCCGATGCTGCCAGGACTTACGGCATAGGAGAAATTACTCCAAATGCTGGCCAGCTGATTGAAGTGACGAGACAATGTTTCTTCGAAGGGATTAAATTTGCAAAATCTGGCAATCATCTAGGTGATATATCTGCTGCGATTCAAAAATATGCAGAAAGTTTTGGCTATGGTGTTGTCCGTGATCTGGTAGGGCATGGAATTGGTGCGAACCTCCATGAAGAGCCTGAGATACCGAATTTTGTTCAACGAAGACGAGGAATTATATTGAGGCCAGGAATGACCCTTGCCATTGAACCGATGATCAATGAAGGAACACCGGAAGTAGAATGGCTTGATGATGACTGGACCGTTGTAACAGAAGACGGAAGCTTATCTGCCCACTATGAAAATACCATTCTGATTACAGAAGGCGAACCGGAGATTTTAAGTCTGGTTACCAGTAATAAGTAA
- the rpmD gene encoding 50S ribosomal protein L30, translating into MADKLKITLVKSPIGAVPKHKATVLALGLKKLHKTVEMPNNEAVRGMIASVRHLVKVEEI; encoded by the coding sequence ATGGCAGATAAATTAAAAATCACATTGGTGAAATCCCCGATCGGTGCAGTTCCGAAGCACAAAGCAACTGTTTTAGCATTAGGCTTAAAGAAGCTTCATAAAACAGTTGAGATGCCGAATAACGAAGCGGTTAGAGGTATGATTGCCAGCGTGCGTCATTTAGTAAAAGTAGAAGAGATCTAA
- a CDS encoding DNA-directed RNA polymerase subunit alpha, whose product MFDFEKPNIEIAEISEDKKYGKFVVEPLERGYGTTLGNSLRRIMLSSLPGAAVSQVKIDGVLHEFSSIPGVKEDVTEIIMNIKSLSIKNNSDTNEAKVAYIEFEGEGVVTAADIQADPDIEIMNPDLVIATLSGGTDSKFYMELTITKGRGYVSADKNKSEDLPIGVIAVDSIYTPVERVNMTVQNTRVGQVTDYDKLALDVFTNGTLAPDEAVSLAAKVLSEHLNLFIDLSENAKTAEVMVEKEDNEKEKVLEMNIDELELSVRSYNCLKRAGINTVEELCNRTSEDMMKVRNLGRKSLEEVLAKLKELGLQLNPSDDSNV is encoded by the coding sequence GTGTTCGATTTTGAAAAACCAAATATTGAGATCGCTGAGATCTCAGAAGACAAGAAATATGGCAAGTTTGTAGTTGAACCGCTTGAAAGAGGTTATGGCACGACTTTAGGTAATTCCTTAAGAAGGATCATGCTTTCTTCCTTACCGGGAGCTGCAGTCAGTCAGGTAAAAATCGACGGCGTTTTGCATGAATTCAGTTCTATTCCTGGTGTTAAAGAGGATGTTACTGAGATCATTATGAACATCAAGAGCTTATCTATTAAGAATAATAGCGACACCAACGAAGCTAAGGTTGCATACATCGAGTTTGAAGGCGAAGGTGTTGTGACTGCTGCTGACATCCAGGCAGATCCTGATATTGAGATCATGAACCCGGATTTGGTTATCGCTACACTTAGCGGCGGAACAGACAGCAAGTTCTATATGGAGCTTACTATCACAAAGGGCCGTGGCTATGTGAGTGCAGACAAGAACAAGAGTGAGGATTTACCGATTGGCGTAATTGCAGTTGATTCTATTTATACACCAGTAGAACGCGTTAATATGACGGTACAGAACACCCGAGTAGGTCAGGTCACTGACTATGATAAGTTGGCATTAGATGTATTTACAAACGGTACTTTGGCACCAGATGAGGCTGTCAGCCTTGCAGCTAAAGTATTAAGCGAGCATTTAAATCTGTTCATCGATCTTTCTGAAAACGCTAAGACTGCTGAAGTCATGGTGGAGAAGGAAGACAATGAAAAAGAGAAAGTGCTTGAGATGAACATTGATGAGCTGGAGCTTTCTGTCCGTTCATACAATTGTCTTAAGAGAGCTGGAATCAATACCGTTGAAGAACTGTGCAACCGCACATCTGAGGATATGATGAAGGTTCGTAACCTTGGCCGCAAGTCTTTAGAAGAAGTGTTAGCCAAGTTAAAGGAGTTAGGCTTACAGCTTAACCCAAGCGATGATTCCAATGTATAA
- the rpsK gene encoding 30S ribosomal protein S11, which produces MAKKVSTTKKVTKKRVKKNVERGQAHIQSSFNNTIVTLTDTQGNALSWASAGGLGFRGSRKSTPYAAQMAAETATKAALIHGLKSVDVMVKGPGSGREAAIRALQACGLEVTSIKDVTPVPHNGCRPPKRRRV; this is translated from the coding sequence ATGGCTAAAAAAGTGTCCACTACTAAAAAAGTGACAAAAAAGCGCGTAAAGAAAAACGTTGAACGCGGACAAGCACATATCCAGTCATCTTTTAATAACACAATCGTGACATTAACAGATACACAGGGTAATGCATTATCATGGGCAAGTGCTGGCGGTCTGGGATTTAGAGGTTCAAGAAAATCTACTCCATATGCAGCTCAGATGGCGGCAGAAACTGCTACTAAGGCGGCTCTTATACATGGTTTAAAATCAGTAGACGTTATGGTTAAAGGTCCTGGTTCAGGCCGTGAAGCAGCTATTCGTGCACTTCAGGCATGCGGATTAGAAGTAACCAGCATTAAGGATGTAACACCAGTTCCACATAATGGTTGTCGTCCACCAAAACGTAGAAGAGTCTAA
- a CDS encoding type Z 30S ribosomal protein S14, translated as MAKTSMKIKQQRPAKFSTREYNRCRICGRPHAYLRKYGICRICFRELAYKGQIPGVKKASW; from the coding sequence ATGGCTAAGACTTCAATGAAGATCAAACAGCAGAGACCTGCAAAATTCTCCACAAGAGAATACAATCGTTGCAGAATCTGCGGTCGTCCACATGCTTATTTAAGAAAATACGGAATCTGCAGAATCTGCTTCCGTGAATTAGCATATAAGGGTCAGATCCCAGGCGTTAAAAAAGCTAGCTGGTAA
- the secY gene encoding preprotein translocase subunit SecY gives MLKTLRNAFKIKDVRKKLIFTFLMLVVTRIGSQLPIPGVETSFFKDFFARQNNDAFGFFNAMTGSSFTNMSVFALSITPYITSSIIMQLLTIAIPKLEEMQKDGEDGRKKIAEYTRYVTVGLALIESVAMAIGFGGQGLLRDFNALSVIIAVATMTAGSALLMWIGERITENGVGNGISIVLLFNIISSFPSDASTLYTRFMTGKSVALAAIAAIIILAVIVAIVVFVVILQGGERRIPVQYSKKMQGRKMVGGQASSIPLKVNTAGVIPVIFASSIMSFPVVISQFFGSRIDYSSIGGHILTALNSSSWFKVDRPFYSIGMIVYVALIIVFAYFYTSITFNPLEVANNMKKSGGFIPGIRPGKPTSDYLNSILNYIVFLGACGLTIICIIPIMVSGLFNVSHLSFGGTSLIIIVSVVLETLKAIESQMLVRNYKGFLND, from the coding sequence ATGTTGAAAACACTCCGTAATGCATTCAAGATCAAGGATGTAAGAAAGAAACTTATCTTTACATTCCTGATGCTGGTGGTTACTAGAATTGGTTCTCAGTTACCGATTCCAGGAGTTGAAACAAGCTTTTTTAAAGATTTTTTTGCTCGGCAGAATAACGATGCGTTTGGATTTTTCAACGCTATGACAGGTAGTTCTTTTACTAACATGTCCGTATTCGCTCTGAGCATTACCCCTTACATTACTTCTTCCATTATCATGCAGCTTTTAACCATTGCAATCCCCAAGCTTGAGGAAATGCAAAAAGATGGTGAAGATGGAAGAAAGAAGATTGCAGAATACACCCGTTATGTAACAGTTGGTCTGGCATTAATCGAGTCCGTCGCTATGGCGATAGGATTCGGCGGCCAGGGGCTGTTAAGAGACTTTAATGCTTTAAGTGTTATCATAGCAGTTGCTACTATGACTGCTGGTAGTGCGCTTCTTATGTGGATTGGCGAGCGTATCACAGAGAATGGTGTGGGAAATGGTATATCCATCGTCCTGTTATTTAACATCATCTCAAGCTTCCCTTCCGATGCTTCCACTTTATATACCAGATTCATGACTGGTAAGTCCGTTGCATTGGCAGCCATAGCAGCCATTATCATTTTAGCGGTAATCGTAGCGATTGTTGTTTTTGTCGTTATCCTTCAGGGTGGCGAGAGAAGAATTCCTGTACAGTATTCTAAAAAGATGCAGGGGCGGAAGATGGTTGGCGGTCAAGCCAGCAGCATTCCTCTCAAAGTAAATACTGCCGGTGTTATCCCGGTTATCTTTGCTTCTTCCATCATGTCTTTCCCGGTTGTTATTTCCCAGTTCTTTGGAAGCCGGATCGACTACAGCAGTATTGGTGGACACATCTTAACTGCACTTAATTCTTCCAGTTGGTTTAAAGTGGATCGTCCTTTCTATTCCATAGGTATGATCGTTTATGTGGCTCTTATCATTGTCTTTGCATATTTTTATACATCCATCACATTCAATCCGTTGGAAGTAGCGAACAACATGAAGAAGTCAGGCGGTTTTATCCCGGGTATCCGCCCAGGTAAGCCGACCAGCGATTATCTTAACTCTATTTTAAACTATATCGTATTTTTAGGTGCATGCGGTTTGACGATTATTTGTATTATCCCGATTATGGTCTCAGGTTTATTTAATGTAAGCCATTTATCCTTCGGGGGTACTTCACTTATTATTATTGTCAGTGTTGTGCTTGAGACATTAAAGGCGATTGAATCCCAGATGCTTGTACGTAATTATAAAGGATTTTTGAATGATTAA
- the rplX gene encoding 50S ribosomal protein L24 encodes MHKIKRDDLVKVIAGKDRNKQGKVLHVDTKNNKVTVEGVNMITKHVKPSAGSPQGGIVQKEAAFDISNVMLVVNGKATRVGFEVKDGKKVRVAKATGKVID; translated from the coding sequence GTGCATAAAATTAAAAGAGACGACCTGGTTAAGGTTATCGCAGGTAAAGATAGAAACAAACAGGGCAAAGTTCTTCATGTTGACACAAAGAACAACAAAGTAACAGTGGAAGGCGTAAACATGATCACAAAGCATGTTAAGCCTAGCGCAGGCAGCCCACAGGGCGGTATCGTGCAGAAAGAAGCTGCATTTGATATTTCCAATGTTATGCTTGTTGTTAACGGAAAAGCTACAAGAGTTGGCTTTGAAGTTAAAGACGGCAAAAAAGTACGTGTTGCTAAAGCTACCGGTAAGGTAATTGACTAA
- the rpsD gene encoding 30S ribosomal protein S4, translating into MAVDRVPVLKRCRSLGLDPIYLGIDKKSKRELKRANRKMSEYGVQLREKQKAKFIYGVLEKPFRNYYAKAERMNGLVGENLMTLLERRLDNVVFRMGFGRTRRETRQMVDHKSILVNGKCVNIPSFLVKAGDVIEVKEKCKTNARFKSVQETTAGRLVPAWLDVDHENLRGTVKELPTRDEIDVPVNEMLIVELYSK; encoded by the coding sequence GTGGCAGTTGATAGAGTTCCTGTTCTTAAAAGATGTAGATCCCTTGGTCTTGATCCGATCTATTTAGGAATAGATAAAAAATCAAAAAGAGAATTAAAAAGAGCGAACAGAAAGATGAGTGAGTACGGCGTTCAGTTAAGAGAAAAGCAGAAAGCCAAATTCATCTACGGCGTTCTTGAGAAACCTTTCCGTAACTACTATGCTAAGGCTGAAAGAATGAACGGTTTAGTAGGTGAAAACCTTATGACCCTTCTTGAGAGAAGACTTGACAATGTAGTATTCCGTATGGGATTCGGAAGAACAAGAAGAGAGACCAGACAGATGGTTGACCACAAGAGCATTCTTGTAAATGGTAAGTGCGTAAACATTCCTTCCTTCTTAGTAAAGGCTGGAGATGTGATCGAAGTAAAAGAGAAATGCAAAACCAATGCAAGATTCAAAAGTGTTCAGGAGACCACAGCAGGACGTTTAGTTCCAGCTTGGCTTGATGTTGACCATGAGAATTTACGTGGTACTGTTAAAGAGTTACCAACAAGAGATGAGATTGATGTTCCAGTGAATGAAATGCTTATCGTCGAGTTGTACTCCAAATAA
- the rpsH gene encoding 30S ribosomal protein S8, which yields MTMSDPIADMLTRIRNANTAKHDTVDVPASKMKLAIADILVKEGYVKKYDIVEDGAFQTIRITLKYGKDKNEKIITGIKRISKPGLRVYANKEELPKVLGGLGIAIVSTNQGVITDKVARSMGVGGEVLAFVW from the coding sequence ATGACAATGAGCGATCCAATCGCAGATATGCTTACAAGAATCCGTAACGCAAATACTGCAAAACATGATACAGTAGATGTACCTGCATCCAAGATGAAATTAGCTATTGCTGATATCCTTGTGAAAGAGGGCTACGTTAAAAAATATGATATCGTAGAAGACGGTGCATTCCAGACAATCCGGATTACCTTAAAATACGGTAAAGACAAAAACGAAAAAATCATCACAGGTATTAAGAGAATCTCCAAACCAGGTTTACGTGTATACGCAAACAAAGAGGAGTTACCGAAAGTACTTGGCGGTTTAGGAATTGCTATCGTCTCCACAAACCAGGGCGTAATTACTGATAAAGTAGCTCGTTCCATGGGTGTAGGCGGAGAAGTTCTGGCATTCGTTTGGTAA
- the rplR gene encoding 50S ribosomal protein L18 codes for MVSKQSRSEVRVKKHNRLRNRFAGTAERPRLAVFRSNNHVYAQIIDDTVGKTLVAASTVEKEVKAELEKTNDVDAAAYVGTVVAKRAIEKGIQEVVFDRGGFIYQGKIQALADAAREAGLKF; via the coding sequence ATGGTTAGCAAACAGTCAAGAAGCGAAGTTCGCGTTAAAAAGCACAACAGATTACGTAATCGTTTTGCAGGCACTGCAGAAAGACCACGTTTAGCTGTGTTTAGAAGCAATAATCATGTGTATGCTCAAATTATTGACGATACAGTTGGTAAGACTTTAGTCGCTGCTTCTACAGTAGAAAAAGAAGTAAAGGCAGAATTAGAGAAAACTAACGACGTTGATGCTGCAGCATATGTAGGTACCGTAGTTGCTAAGAGAGCAATTGAAAAAGGTATTCAGGAAGTTGTTTTTGACAGAGGCGGTTTTATATATCAGGGTAAGATCCAGGCATTAGCAGACGCAGCAAGAGAAGCTGGTCTGAAATTCTAA
- a CDS encoding adenylate kinase yields MKIIMLGAPGAGKGTQAKKISEKYQIPHISTGDIFRSNIKGGTELGKMAKEYMDQGALVPDELTIGMLIDRIQKEDCNNGYVLDGFPRTIPQAECLKKAISEMGQKIDFAINVDVPDENIVSRMSGRRACISCGATYHVVFNPSKVAGVCDICGSELVLRDDDKPETVKKRLAVYHDQTKPLINYYKNEGMLVDIDGTQELGKVFIDIVSILGA; encoded by the coding sequence ATGAAGATCATCATGTTAGGTGCCCCTGGTGCCGGTAAAGGTACTCAGGCGAAAAAGATATCTGAAAAATATCAGATTCCGCACATTTCTACCGGAGATATTTTCCGTTCTAATATAAAGGGCGGAACAGAACTAGGAAAAATGGCAAAAGAATATATGGATCAGGGGGCACTTGTTCCAGATGAACTCACTATAGGTATGCTTATAGACCGTATTCAGAAGGAAGATTGTAACAACGGATACGTGCTGGACGGATTCCCAAGAACCATCCCGCAGGCAGAATGCTTAAAAAAAGCGATCTCTGAAATGGGGCAGAAGATTGATTTTGCGATAAATGTTGATGTACCAGATGAAAATATCGTCAGCAGAATGTCCGGCCGCCGCGCATGCATTTCCTGCGGTGCTACATATCACGTTGTATTTAACCCAAGCAAAGTTGCGGGTGTTTGCGATATCTGCGGTTCAGAGCTTGTGTTAAGAGACGATGACAAACCTGAGACGGTAAAAAAACGCTTAGCCGTTTATCACGACCAGACAAAGCCTCTCATTAATTATTATAAGAATGAAGGCATGTTAGTGGATATCGACGGTACCCAGGAATTAGGTAAGGTGTTTATTGATATCGTTTCTATTTTAGGAGCATAG
- the rpsM gene encoding 30S ribosomal protein S13 translates to MARISGVDLPREKRVEIGLTYIYGIGRTSSNRILTEAGVNPDTRVKDLTDDEVKRLAEVITGTQTVEGDLRREIAMNIKRLQEIGCYRGIRHRKSLPVRGQKTKTNARTRKGPRKTVANKKK, encoded by the coding sequence ATGGCTCGTATTTCAGGTGTTGATTTACCAAGAGAAAAACGTGTTGAGATCGGCTTAACTTATATCTACGGTATCGGTAGAACAAGTTCAAACCGCATTCTCACAGAAGCAGGCGTTAATCCTGACACTCGTGTTAAGGACTTAACAGATGACGAAGTTAAAAGACTTGCAGAAGTAATTACTGGAACTCAGACTGTTGAAGGTGATTTACGTAGAGAAATCGCTATGAACATCAAGAGACTTCAGGAAATCGGTTGCTACCGCGGAATTCGTCACAGAAAGAGCCTTCCTGTTCGTGGTCAGAAGACTAAGACCAACGCAAGAACAAGAAAAGGCCCAAGAAAAACTGTAGCAAATAAGAAGAAATAG
- the rpsE gene encoding 30S ribosomal protein S5 has protein sequence MKRTIVDANQVELNDRVVAIKRVSKTVKGGRTMRFSALVVVGDGNGRVGAGLGKAGEVPEAIRKGKEAAVKNMVSVPIDENNSIPHDLIGKFGSASVLLKRANEGTGVIAGGPARAVVELAGIKNIRTKSMGSNNKTNVVLATIKGLTQLKTPEEVARLRGKSVEEILG, from the coding sequence GTGAAACGTACAATTGTTGATGCAAATCAAGTAGAATTAAACGACAGAGTAGTTGCTATCAAGCGTGTATCTAAAACCGTTAAAGGTGGACGTACCATGAGATTCTCTGCTTTAGTAGTCGTAGGCGATGGCAACGGCCGCGTAGGTGCAGGTCTTGGCAAAGCTGGTGAAGTTCCAGAAGCAATCCGTAAAGGAAAAGAGGCTGCTGTTAAGAACATGGTCAGCGTACCGATCGACGAGAACAACAGTATTCCTCATGACTTAATCGGTAAATTCGGAAGTGCATCTGTACTTCTTAAGAGAGCAAACGAAGGTACTGGAGTTATCGCAGGCGGTCCTGCTCGTGCAGTTGTTGAGCTTGCAGGTATTAAGAATATCCGTACAAAGTCTATGGGTTCTAACAACAAGACTAATGTTGTTTTAGCTACAATCAAAGGATTGACTCAGTTAAAGACTCCTGAGGAAGTTGCAAGACTTCGCGGTAAATCTGTTGAAGAGATTTTAGGCTAA
- the rpmJ gene encoding 50S ribosomal protein L36 has product MKVRSSVKPICEKCKIIKRKGSIRVICENPKHKQRQG; this is encoded by the coding sequence GTGAAGGTTAGATCATCAGTCAAACCGATTTGCGAAAAATGCAAAATCATCAAGAGAAAAGGCAGTATCAGAGTAATCTGTGAAAATCCTAAGCATAAGCAGAGACAAGGTTAA